A genomic region of Corticium candelabrum chromosome 6, ooCorCand1.1, whole genome shotgun sequence contains the following coding sequences:
- the LOC134181617 gene encoding protein PFC0760c-like isoform X2, which produces MAEWGVYQERLEQFFVANSISPVTAGTWRRKQETSNSAEVMRAYGKRSLPNPDDGIIECVPSDLSAVDYNKDGRVSYHEFVVAMTLDENNSTSREAFDEGDDNGDGYLNAAELRTMAADHPHCLQEQRRYRQVVRGQLPGNFEEYDTDGNGEISWKEFSDQLDKANDGNIPVNAFRTIIEKIAGSDGIIDKKDFDRAVGVTMSWLFKPGDGEEGVTQDQMAEEEIRKEEAQLEVDDDADEDDDNDNDDLDKDENDDDDNVDADDGDDDGDDDMKEEARNESEDGEKKEE; this is translated from the exons ATGGCAGAGTGGGGTGTATATCAGGAACGCCTAGAACAGTTCTTTGTAGCAAATAGCATATCACCGGTTACGGCCGGTACCTGGAGACGAAAACAGGAAACGAGCAATTCTGCTGAAGTCATGCG TGCATATGGAAAGCGAAGTTTGCCTAACCCGGATGACGGCATCATTGAATGTGTGCCGAGCGACTTAAGTGCAGTCGACTACAACAAAGACGGCCGAGTCAGCTACCACgagtttgttgtagctatGACACTCGATGAAAATAACAGTACATCTAGAGAAGCATTTGATGAAGGAGACGACAACG GAGATGGATATTTGAACGCAGCAGAACTGCGAACTATGGCGGCAGATCATCCGCACTGCCTGCAAGAACAACGTCGTTACCGACAAGTGGTTCGTGGTCAACTGCCAGGAAATTTTGAAGAGTACGATACAGACGGGAATGGAGAGATAAGCTGGAAGGAATTTAGCGATCAGTTAGACAAAGCGAACGATGGAAATATACCTGTAAATGCATTTCGGACAATAATCGAGAAAATAGCCGGAT CTGATGGCATCATTGACAAAAAGGACTTCGACAGGGCTGTAGGCGTGACCATGTCGTGGTTATTCAAACCAGGAGACGGAGAAGAAGGAGTTACGCAAGACCAAATGGCAGAAGAAGAAATACGTAAAGAAGAGGCTCAATTAGAGGTAGACGACGACGCAGATGAAGACGACGACAACGACAACGACGACTTGGACAAAGACGAGAACGATGACGACGacaacgttgacgctgacgacggCGACGATGACGGCGACGATGACATGAAGGAAGAGGCAAGAAACGAAAGTGAGGATGGTGAGAAAAAAGAAGAGTAG
- the LOC134181617 gene encoding protein PFC0760c-like isoform X1: MARKTFALLCVLLVAASCFYSAEGWRRRRRRRNPPPPPPPPPPPPPPTICCRHYLVCFTRLGRCYIIRHCFYCNSAYGKRSLPNPDDGIIECVPSDLSAVDYNKDGRVSYHEFVVAMTLDENNSTSREAFDEGDDNGDGYLNAAELRTMAADHPHCLQEQRRYRQVVRGQLPGNFEEYDTDGNGEISWKEFSDQLDKANDGNIPVNAFRTIIEKIAGSDGIIDKKDFDRAVGVTMSWLFKPGDGEEGVTQDQMAEEEIRKEEAQLEVDDDADEDDDNDNDDLDKDENDDDDNVDADDGDDDGDDDMKEEARNESEDGEKKEE; the protein is encoded by the exons ATGGCCAGGAAAACCTTCGCTCTTTTGTGTGTTCTTCTTGTTGCTGCCTCGTGCTTCTACAGTGCTGAGGGATGGCGACGTCGTAGACGACGCAGAAATCCGCCACCGCCGCCGCCACCGCCGCCACCACCGCCACCGCCTACTATCTGCTGCAGACATTAtcttgtttgctttacacGTCTCGGTCGTTGCTATATCATTCGCCACTGCTTCTATTGTAACAGTGCATATGGAAAGCGAAGTTTGCCTAACCCGGATGACGGCATCATTGAATGTGTGCCGAGCGACTTAAGTGCAGTCGACTACAACAAAGACGGCCGAGTCAGCTACCACgagtttgttgtagctatGACACTCGATGAAAATAACAGTACATCTAGAGAAGCATTTGATGAAGGAGACGACAACG GAGATGGATATTTGAACGCAGCAGAACTGCGAACTATGGCGGCAGATCATCCGCACTGCCTGCAAGAACAACGTCGTTACCGACAAGTGGTTCGTGGTCAACTGCCAGGAAATTTTGAAGAGTACGATACAGACGGGAATGGAGAGATAAGCTGGAAGGAATTTAGCGATCAGTTAGACAAAGCGAACGATGGAAATATACCTGTAAATGCATTTCGGACAATAATCGAGAAAATAGCCGGAT CTGATGGCATCATTGACAAAAAGGACTTCGACAGGGCTGTAGGCGTGACCATGTCGTGGTTATTCAAACCAGGAGACGGAGAAGAAGGAGTTACGCAAGACCAAATGGCAGAAGAAGAAATACGTAAAGAAGAGGCTCAATTAGAGGTAGACGACGACGCAGATGAAGACGACGACAACGACAACGACGACTTGGACAAAGACGAGAACGATGACGACGacaacgttgacgctgacgacggCGACGATGACGGCGACGATGACATGAAGGAAGAGGCAAGAAACGAAAGTGAGGATGGTGAGAAAAAAGAAGAGTAG
- the LOC134181619 gene encoding large ribosomal subunit protein eL15-like, which yields MGAYKYLEELWKHKQSDVLRFLLRVRCWQYRQLSSIHRCPRPTRPDKARRLGYKAKQGFVIYRVRVRRGGRKRPVRKGATMGKPTNQGVNQLKFQRSLKSVAEERVGRVCGNLRVLNSYWVAEDSTYKFYEVILVDPFHKAVRRDPRINWISNPVHKHRELRGLTATGRKNRGMKKGHLYNKMQGSSRRGNWLRRNVVKFRRYR from the exons ATGGGTGCGTACAAGTATTTAGAAGAGCTGTGGAAACACAAGCAGTCGGACGTGCTGCGCTTTCTTCTCCGCGTTCGATGTTGGCAGTATCGTCAGCTATCATCAATCCATCGGTGTCCTCGGCCAACTCGGCCGGACAAAGCTCGCCGTCTCGGCTACAAGGCGAAACAAGGATTCGTCATCTACAGAGTGAGAGTGAGACGTGGAGGACGCAAACGACCTGTCAGGAAGGGAGCGACCATGGGCAAGCCGACCAACCAGGGAGTTAATCAACTTAAATTCCAACGCAGTTTGAAGTCTGTCGCTGAG GAGCGTGTTGGTCGTGTGTGTGGCAACTTACGAGTGCTGAATTCCTATTGGGTTGCGGAGGACTCAACATACAAATTCTACGAAGTCATCCTCGTTGATCCGTTTCATAAGGCGGTTCGTCGGGATCCACGTATCAATTGGATTTCTAATCCTGTACACAAACATCGGGAGCTTCGTGGCCTCACGGCGACCGGACGAAAGAATCGCGGCATGAAGAAGGGCCATCTGTACAACAAGATGCAGGGAAGTTCGAGGCGTGGTAACTGGCTGAGGCGCAATGTTGTTAAGTTTAGACGCTATCGTTAG
- the LOC134181616 gene encoding protein PAT1 homolog 1-like, translating into MSGYRSYRPPRGRHTRSTRQQHNSRNRNQNGGNDVDTRNDETFGPHANTSADDADWEETHRKFAEMDLKSRGVTKPYVDENSQDDGLDLERTLNKLVDDEDETSTWLNSDRTGDTRVHQIESPMRPHDVSGSVSSAGDMIAGLQAMGVMGFGQNVDLQQSLFQQGQSGGQGSSSLVLPPGLPGKVLTVEELEEKLTSTSEEKADAAGQWNDLARMFAPTTSQQMCLSVGQQSLPLPPVSQQKRLDADQSDDLAQILVPVTSQQISTSIGQQSFPLGLPPPVVGQQRPLDVGQQSSPIMMNQSLPPSQEGISSSLRFQLPAAHMSALGQQVPQIPFPLRGPLLLPQIPNPRMPFPGQMPPGLLPQMAQQFMQLTQDPRFSAGVLRTLPSHLPYVHTGVLPAFSVTRMPGMPLLQYRGPVPNLVQEPILVGQPGSQSPIMGGGRSHFRDLHPNELEYSTSTAEDPYAGLMTRKEKDYIIKIQMMQLQSQNPFTDDYYYQMITMKRKEEEMRQKAKERGTDSDDEERDKENTKIIIPNVTVETREYKPPVDSEGSLGKITVGSITSPRKTLDVCPVSSSQTTKLDAHPSVRRKLLITIENLYQLLLEIDELERRAQALPDDDASKLERNASENREKILALIGIDGLDESGCYVNDINFIHLMSIRKGRTLIGRLLHVLSQQHGQMLLIKVFSHVAHILKRDLQDVPSSLATASDSVTAAIRLSSSMQVVVYVISCLAASEDVVCDFTAHVVDACVSRASELLFEDSSNVDMWSTCCTHFCNQAGALIVSMPVNDSSRLLARVLISHPYVPIKWQTAFRQLSNAS; encoded by the coding sequence ATGTCTGGATACCGCAGCTATAGGCCACCGCGTGGTCGCCATACTCGATCGACGAGACAACAGCACAATAGCAGAAACAGAAATCAGAACGGAGGCAACGACGTTGACACACGCAACGACGAGACATTTGGACCTCACGCAAACACGTCGGCTGATGACGCTGACTGGGAAGAAACACACCGAAAATTTGCCGAGATGGACCTAAAGTCACGTGGTGTCACTAAACCTTATGTAGATGAAAACAGTCAAGATGATGGTCTAGATTTGGAAAGGACACTGAACAAGCTTGTTGATGATGAGGATGAGACGTCGACGTGGTTGAATTCTGATAGGACGGGTGATACACGTGTGCATCAGATTGAGAGCCCAATGAGACCGCATGATGTGTCAGGTTCTGTTTCATCGGCTGGCGACATGATCGCTGGTTTACAGGCTATGGGAGTGATGGGATTTGGTCAGAATGTTGATCTGCAGCAGTCGCTTTTTCAGCAAGGGCAATCGGGTGGTCAAGGCTCGAGCAGTTTGGTGTTACCACCAGGGTTGCCGGGGAAGGTCTTGACTGTTGAAGAATTAGAGGAAAAATTAACATCGACCTCGGAAGAGAAGGCAGATGCTGCCGGTCAGTGGAATGATCTTGCTCGGATGTTTGCTCCGACGACGAGTCAACAAATGTGTTTGTCGGTCGGTCAACAAAGTTTACCGCTTCCGCCTGTCAGTCAACAGAAACGTTTAGATGCTGACCAGTCAGATGATCTTGCTCAGATTTTGGTTCCGGTAACAAGTCAGCAAATTTCTACATCTATCGGACAACAAAGCTTTCCGCTTGGACTACCACCTCCAGTAGTCGGTCAACAGAGACCATTGGATGTTGGCCAGCAGTCGTCTCCTATAATGATGAATCAGAGCTTGCCTCCTTCACAAGAAGGCATTTCTTCATCTCTTAGGTTTCAGCTGCCTGCTGCTCATATGTCAGCTCTTGGTCAGCAAGTTCCTCAGATACCATTTCCATTGAGAGGTCCATTATTACTGCCTCAGATACCAAATCCCCGGATGCCCTTTCCAGGACAGATGCCACCCGGATTGTTGCCTCAGATGGCACAGCAGTTTATGCAATTAACGCAAGATCCGAGGTTTTCTGCTGGAGTATTAAGGACACTGCCTTCTCATCTTCCTTACGTACATACAGGCGTTCTCCCAGCTTTTTCTGTGACACGAATGCCAGGGATGCCTTTGCTGCAATATAGGGGCCCTGTACCAAATCTAGTGCAAGAGCCGATACTAGTTGGACAGCCTGGATCACAAAGTCCAATTATGGGAGGTGGACGTTCGCACTTTCGTGATCTACATCCTAATGAACTTGAATATTCAACTTCAACTGCAGAGGATCCGTATGCTGGACTAATGACACGAAAGGAAAAAGATTATATTATCAAGATTCAGATGATGCAGTTACAGAGTCAAAACCCGTTTACTGatgattattattatcaaATGATAACAATGAAGCGCAAGGAGGAGGAAATGCGACAGAAAGCCAAAGAAAGGGGCACAGATTCTGATGACGAAGAACGAGACAAAGAAAACACCAAAATTATTATTCCAAATGTGACAGTTGAAACACGAGAATATAAACCACCAGTCGACAGCGAAGGTTCTCTTGGAAAGATAACAGTTGGTTCTATCACGAGTCCACGAAAGACATTAGACGTTTGTCCTGTTTCTAGTTCTCAAACGACGAAGCTCGATGCTCATCCTTCTGTGAGAAGGAAATTGCTGATTACCATTGAAAACCTTTATCAACTACTGCTCGAAATAGATGAGCTAGAGAGAAGGGCTCAGGCATTACCAGACGACGATGCAAGCAAGCTGGAACGAAATGCATCCGAGAACAGAGAGAAAATTTTGGCTCTGATCGGAATAGACGGTTTAGACGAAAGTGGTTGCTATGTCAACGATATCAACTTTATTCACTTGATGTCGATACGAAAGGGAAGGACATTGATTGGTCGACTGCTTCACGTTTTGTCACAACAACACGGACAGATGCTGCTTATCAAAGTGTTCTCACACGTTGCTCATATTCTCAAACGAGATCTACAAGACGTGCCGAGTTCGTTGGCGACTGCGAGTGATTCGGTTACAGCGGCAATTCGGTTGTCTTCCTCCATGCAAGTTGTTGTATATGTTATCTCGTGTCTTGCTGCTTCTGAAGACGTCGTCTGTGACTTTACTGCACATGTTGTTGATGCGTGTGTGTCTCGAGCATCGGAGTTGCTCTTTGAAGATTCTTCGAATGTAGACATGTGGTCGACATGTTGTACCCATTTCTGTAATCAAGCCGGTGCTTTGATTGTGAGCATGCCGGTTAACGACTCGAGCAGATTGCTGGCACGTGTGTTGATCAGTCATCCATATGTTCCGATCAAGTGGCAGACTGCATTTCGTCAATTGTCTAACGCTAGCTGA
- the LOC134181054 gene encoding small ribosomal subunit protein uS10-like, translating to MAAQPYKDTKGAPEEAQIHRIRITLTSKNVKSLEKVCSDLIRGAKEKQLKVKGPVRMPTKYLRITCRKTPCGEGSKTWDHYQMRIHKRIIDLHSPSEIVRQITSISIEPGVEVEVTIAE from the exons ATG GCAGCTCAACCGTACAAAGACACAAAAGGTGCTCCCGAAGAGGCGCAAATACACAGGATCAGGATTACACTCACCAGCAAGAATGTGAAGAGTCTGGAGAAAG tgtgttCTGATCTCATTCGTGGAGCGAAAGAGAAGCAGCTGAAGGTAAAGGGTCCTGTTCGAATGCCGACAAAGTATCTCCGCATCACGTGTCGCAAGACACCTTGTGGTGAGGGATCGAAAACGTGGGATCACTATCAAATGAGGATACACAAACGCATCATCGATCTTCACAGTCCGTCCGAGATTGTCAGGCAGATC ACATCCATCAGTATCGAGCCGGGTGTCGAGGTGGAAGTAACGATAGCTGAGTAA